A window of Microcystis aeruginosa FD4 contains these coding sequences:
- a CDS encoding tetratricopeptide repeat protein produces MQGLLGKLWRAIKNFFTRLLGGQGGKGRVQAIESVPLTDTDYEFLYMQLLDGVAHGWHEGRILKFFEKLGDRGRQKDWVEWLERFGTRLQSSPSLNQLLATRMIRLGELARAFPGIERIGEASYEIGYQLYTKETVTLIWEYAGDDEAPGSYSLPQPPENLLYSGETSDFNGNDPENPQLETLTLEELFNRLQNDPTLAGQMAEQFGIENKDAESIIDSLIAQFSSQEGKIPETAEDWFNQGLEQANLGNWSNAIADWEQALKIDPQLASAWHNRGSALAMVGNYEEALNSYDRALEITPNDHQIINARGSALYGLQRWQEALECWQQVLEAEDNFYQAWYNRGSTLENLGEKEEAIACYQKALGIAPDFELAQTRLEALLGQKPPEDDGNPPD; encoded by the coding sequence ATGCAGGGACTTTTAGGAAAACTTTGGCGCGCGATCAAAAACTTTTTTACCCGACTTTTGGGGGGACAAGGGGGGAAGGGGAGAGTACAAGCGATCGAATCTGTTCCCCTAACCGATACAGATTACGAGTTTCTCTATATGCAGTTACTCGATGGAGTGGCCCACGGTTGGCACGAAGGCAGAATTCTGAAATTTTTTGAGAAATTGGGCGATCGAGGTCGGCAAAAAGATTGGGTAGAATGGTTAGAGCGTTTTGGAACCCGTCTGCAATCCTCCCCTTCCCTTAATCAACTTCTCGCCACCAGAATGATTCGTTTAGGAGAATTAGCTCGCGCTTTCCCCGGGATTGAACGTATTGGTGAAGCTTCCTACGAGATCGGTTATCAACTCTACACCAAAGAAACTGTCACTTTAATCTGGGAATACGCCGGCGACGATGAGGCCCCGGGTAGTTATTCCCTGCCGCAACCCCCAGAAAATCTCTTATATTCGGGTGAAACTAGCGATTTTAACGGTAATGACCCGGAAAATCCCCAATTAGAAACCCTCACCCTCGAGGAATTATTTAACCGTCTGCAAAACGATCCTACCCTAGCGGGCCAAATGGCCGAACAATTCGGCATCGAAAATAAGGACGCAGAAAGCATTATTGATAGTCTCATCGCTCAATTTTCCTCACAGGAAGGCAAAATCCCTGAAACTGCCGAAGATTGGTTTAATCAGGGCTTAGAACAGGCAAATTTAGGCAATTGGTCAAATGCGATCGCTGATTGGGAACAGGCCTTGAAGATCGATCCCCAATTAGCCTCGGCCTGGCATAATCGGGGTAGTGCCTTAGCCATGGTCGGTAACTACGAAGAAGCTTTAAATAGTTATGATCGCGCCCTAGAAATCACCCCCAACGATCACCAAATCATTAACGCTAGAGGCAGCGCCCTATACGGACTGCAACGTTGGCAAGAGGCTTTAGAATGTTGGCAACAGGTGCTAGAAGCGGAAGATAATTTTTATCAAGCTTGGTACAATCGCGGCAGTACCCTAGAAAATTTAGGCGAAAAAGAAGAAGCGATCGCCTGTTATCAAAAAGCTTTAGGGATTGCGCCGGATTTTGAGCTTGCCCAAACCCGTCTAGAGGCTTTACTAGGGCAAAAACCGCCCGAAGACGACGGTAATCCCCCCGACTGA
- a CDS encoding NAD(P)(+) transhydrogenase (Re/Si-specific) subunit beta: MNNALITGIELSYLLAAILFIIGLKQLSSPATARQGNFLAAIGMLIAIIATLINQEILSYGLIAVALVIGSIIGLVSAQKVPMTAMPQMVGIFNGLGGAASALIAIGEYWRLLQSGENIAFDSILIAILGVLIGGVTFTGSVLAFAKLQELISGAPVTFPFQQPFNILLLLTFLGGSVYLFFDPTSIDVFLTLVALSLIFGALFVLPIGGGDMPVVISLLNSFSGLAASVVGFILMNSMLIIAGALVGASGIILTQIMCKAMNRSLASVLFGAFGTGASAGGEASATSSLDKSVHAIDSEEGAMMLGYARSVVIVPGYGMAVAQAQHAVRELAEQLEKNGVEVKYAIHPVAGRMPGHMNVLLAEANVPYPQLYDMDDINPEFERVDVALIIGANDVVNPAARHDKASPIYGMPILDVDKAQHTIVIKRSMRSGFAGVENELFYNPKTFMLFGSAQDVVAQLVSQVKDLS, from the coding sequence ATGAATAATGCCCTGATCACAGGGATCGAGTTATCCTATCTACTCGCCGCCATTTTATTTATCATCGGTCTTAAACAATTATCTTCCCCCGCTACCGCCCGTCAAGGCAATTTTCTGGCTGCCATCGGGATGCTAATCGCCATTATTGCCACCTTAATCAATCAAGAAATCCTCAGCTATGGTTTAATCGCCGTGGCGTTGGTGATTGGCTCAATTATCGGCTTAGTTTCGGCGCAAAAAGTCCCGATGACAGCTATGCCCCAAATGGTGGGGATTTTTAACGGTTTAGGCGGTGCTGCCAGCGCTTTAATTGCCATTGGCGAATACTGGCGTTTACTGCAAAGTGGTGAAAATATTGCCTTTGACTCGATACTGATCGCTATTTTGGGTGTATTGATCGGTGGTGTCACTTTTACCGGCAGTGTCCTCGCTTTTGCCAAATTACAGGAATTAATCAGTGGCGCACCCGTAACTTTTCCTTTCCAGCAACCCTTTAACATTCTCTTGCTACTCACCTTTTTAGGGGGTAGTGTCTATCTCTTTTTCGATCCTACCTCGATCGATGTTTTCCTGACCTTGGTGGCACTTTCCCTAATTTTCGGGGCTTTATTCGTGCTTCCCATCGGCGGCGGCGATATGCCCGTGGTTATCTCCCTTTTAAACTCTTTTTCGGGACTTGCCGCCAGCGTAGTCGGTTTTATCCTGATGAATAGTATGTTGATCATCGCCGGTGCTTTGGTGGGTGCGTCGGGGATTATCCTGACTCAGATTATGTGTAAAGCCATGAATCGATCGCTGGCCAGTGTACTATTTGGGGCATTTGGTACGGGTGCTAGTGCCGGAGGCGAAGCGAGCGCCACTTCTAGCCTTGATAAATCGGTTCATGCGATCGATTCAGAAGAAGGGGCCATGATGCTCGGTTATGCGCGTTCTGTGGTGATTGTACCCGGTTACGGCATGGCAGTGGCCCAAGCACAACACGCAGTGCGAGAATTGGCTGAACAGTTGGAAAAAAATGGCGTTGAGGTGAAATATGCTATTCACCCCGTGGCGGGAAGAATGCCCGGCCACATGAATGTATTATTGGCCGAAGCTAATGTTCCCTATCCGCAACTCTACGATATGGATGATATTAATCCTGAGTTTGAGCGCGTCGATGTGGCGTTAATTATTGGGGCGAATGATGTGGTTAATCCCGCTGCCCGTCACGATAAGGCTAGTCCAATTTATGGAATGCCGATTCTCGACGTGGATAAGGCACAGCACACGATCGTGATTAAGCGGAGTATGCGATCGGGTTTTGCCGGGGTAGAAAACGAATTATTCTACAATCCCAAAACCTTTATGCTCTTTGGTAGCGCTCAAGATGTGGTAGCACAATTAGTATCACAAGTCAAGGATTTGTCATAA
- the bicA gene encoding bicarbonate transporter BicA, with translation MEITNRIHFDNLRGDIFGGLTAAVVSLPLALAFGVASGAGAIAGLYGAVCVGFFAALFGGTPTLISEPTGPMTVVMTAVVASLTAKNPELGLPMAFTVVMLAGIFQILFGIFKMGKYITLMPYSVISGFMSGIGVILIILQIPPFLGQAAPKGGVLGTVQKIPELLSNINPPEAILGAITLAIIFLMPSKFKRFVPPQLLALVIGTLISLFFFQGAEIRRIGDIPVGLPTLQMPTFSAAQMITMLVDGAVLGMLGCIDTLLTAVIADSLTRTEHKSNKELIGQGIGNLVSGICGGLPGAGATMGTVVNIQTGATTALSGITRALILLVVVLWAAGLTKSIPMAVLAGIALKVGIDILDWSFLKRSHKISLKGTLIMYGVLLLTVFVDLIVAVGVGVFIANILTIDRLSELQAQEVKTITDNDDEILLSPEEKRLLNQANGRIILFYLSGPMIFGVSKAIAREHTAMKEADVLIVDLSDVPLLGVTASLAIENAIKDAIDKGLQVFIVGATSKIQHRLERLGILAQLPPDHVLMDRTIALQQAVTFVKTHPHQEPEDFEVNQGVYPT, from the coding sequence ATGGAAATAACCAATCGTATTCATTTTGACAATTTGCGGGGCGATATCTTCGGTGGTCTCACAGCTGCCGTCGTTTCTCTCCCTCTAGCTCTCGCTTTCGGGGTAGCTTCTGGGGCTGGGGCGATCGCTGGCTTGTACGGTGCTGTCTGCGTGGGTTTTTTTGCTGCCCTTTTTGGTGGCACCCCCACGTTAATTTCGGAACCAACGGGGCCGATGACGGTGGTAATGACGGCGGTTGTGGCCAGTTTAACCGCTAAAAATCCCGAATTAGGCCTACCCATGGCCTTTACGGTAGTCATGTTAGCGGGCATTTTCCAGATTCTGTTCGGTATCTTCAAAATGGGTAAATACATTACCCTGATGCCCTACAGCGTTATTTCTGGCTTTATGTCCGGGATCGGGGTAATCCTGATTATTCTGCAAATTCCGCCGTTTTTAGGGCAAGCCGCTCCCAAAGGAGGGGTTTTAGGCACAGTGCAGAAAATCCCGGAACTACTCTCTAATATCAATCCCCCTGAAGCCATTCTGGGGGCGATCACCTTGGCGATCATCTTCCTGATGCCCTCGAAATTCAAGCGTTTTGTCCCCCCTCAGTTATTAGCTTTGGTGATAGGAACTCTTATTTCGCTGTTTTTCTTCCAAGGTGCTGAAATTCGCCGGATTGGGGATATTCCCGTGGGTTTACCCACTCTGCAAATGCCCACCTTTAGTGCTGCCCAAATGATCACGATGTTGGTGGATGGGGCAGTTTTAGGGATGTTGGGTTGTATTGATACCCTATTAACGGCGGTAATTGCCGATAGTTTGACCCGTACCGAACACAAATCGAATAAAGAATTGATCGGTCAAGGTATTGGTAACTTAGTATCAGGAATCTGTGGCGGTTTACCCGGTGCAGGGGCCACGATGGGAACTGTCGTCAATATTCAAACCGGTGCGACCACTGCCCTTTCTGGCATTACTCGCGCTTTAATTTTATTAGTCGTCGTTCTCTGGGCTGCTGGTTTAACTAAGAGTATCCCCATGGCGGTATTAGCGGGGATTGCCCTAAAAGTGGGGATCGATATTCTCGACTGGAGTTTCCTGAAACGCTCCCACAAGATTTCTCTGAAAGGGACGCTAATCATGTACGGTGTACTGTTATTAACAGTATTCGTCGATCTGATCGTTGCTGTGGGTGTGGGGGTCTTTATTGCTAATATTCTCACCATTGATCGCCTCAGTGAACTGCAAGCGCAGGAAGTGAAAACGATCACCGATAACGATGACGAGATTCTCCTAAGTCCAGAAGAAAAACGGTTGCTCAACCAAGCTAACGGTCGCATCATCCTATTTTATCTCAGTGGTCCGATGATCTTTGGAGTCTCGAAAGCGATCGCCAGGGAACACACAGCCATGAAGGAAGCGGATGTTTTAATCGTGGACTTGAGTGATGTGCCTTTGTTAGGGGTGACAGCTTCTTTAGCGATCGAAAATGCTATTAAAGATGCGATCGATAAAGGTTTACAAGTCTTTATCGTTGGTGCCACCAGCAAAATCCAGCATCGTTTGGAACGTCTCGGCATTTTAGCCCAACTCCCCCCCGATCATGTGCTAATGGACAGAACCATCGCCCTACAACAAGCGGTAACTTTTGTCAAGACCCATCCTCACCAAGAACCAGAGGATTTTGAGGTTAATCAAGGGGTTTACCCGACATAA
- a CDS encoding NAD(P) transhydrogenase subunit alpha has translation MTAQLLTALVVFVLASFVGFEVINKVPPTLHTPLMSGANAISGIAVVGALLIAGGTDWHELTVILGLIAVILAMVNVVGGFVVTDRMLQMFKKKEAKS, from the coding sequence ATGACTGCCCAACTTTTAACCGCTTTAGTGGTATTTGTCCTCGCTTCCTTTGTCGGTTTCGAGGTGATCAATAAAGTCCCTCCCACTCTCCATACACCCCTGATGTCGGGAGCGAATGCAATTTCCGGTATCGCCGTTGTCGGTGCGCTCCTCATCGCCGGAGGCACGGATTGGCACGAATTAACCGTAATTTTAGGGTTAATTGCCGTTATTTTGGCGATGGTTAACGTGGTCGGTGGTTTTGTCGTTACCGATCGAATGCTGCAAATGTTCAAGAAAAAAGAGGCTAAATCATGA
- a CDS encoding leucyl aminopeptidase: MDIRSTDTSLLTWTGDTLALGLPEGAIEIAGELAELNDKLGGNLGDLISETEFEGKLGSSAATRLGGGGPIRKLILVGLGKTTDFDLQTLRLAAAAIARLAKQQKSQALAISLPVVGDRSATAVAITEGLLLATHQDTRFKSTKEEKGAKLETVELLGLGEQASAIAKAEQICSGVILARELVNAPANTVTPLTMAATAEQIAAEYGLSLKILEQEECESLGMGAFLGVAKASDIPPKFLHLIYKPQGTPKRKLAIVGKSLTFDSGGLNIKGAGSGIETMKMDMGGGAATLGAAKAIAQLRPEVEVHFICPATENMISGRAMHPGDILTASNGKTIEVNNTDAEGRLTLADGLVFAEKLEVDAIVDLATLTGACVVALGDDIAGLWSSDESLADQIQEAAKLAGEKFWPMPLEEKYFEGMKSQIADMKNTGPRPGGSITAALFLKQFINNTPWLHLDIAGPVWSDKENGVNNSGATGFPVRTLVNWVMANN, encoded by the coding sequence ATGGATATTCGATCGACTGACACCTCGCTCCTTACTTGGACAGGAGATACTTTAGCCCTAGGGTTACCAGAAGGAGCCATCGAGATTGCAGGAGAATTGGCAGAATTAAACGATAAATTGGGGGGAAACCTAGGGGATCTCATCTCCGAGACGGAATTCGAGGGAAAATTAGGCAGCAGTGCGGCGACTCGTCTAGGTGGTGGTGGTCCGATTCGCAAATTAATCCTGGTGGGATTAGGAAAAACTACTGATTTCGACCTGCAAACCCTGCGTCTAGCGGCCGCTGCCATCGCTCGTCTGGCCAAACAACAAAAAAGCCAAGCTCTGGCCATCAGTTTACCGGTAGTTGGCGATCGATCCGCTACTGCGGTCGCAATCACGGAAGGGCTGCTGCTGGCCACTCATCAGGATACCCGCTTCAAGTCCACTAAGGAGGAAAAAGGAGCCAAATTAGAAACCGTCGAGTTATTGGGTTTAGGAGAGCAAGCATCAGCGATCGCCAAAGCCGAGCAAATCTGTTCTGGAGTGATTCTGGCCAGAGAATTAGTCAATGCTCCCGCTAACACCGTCACCCCCCTAACCATGGCAGCAACTGCCGAGCAAATTGCCGCCGAATACGGATTAAGTCTCAAAATTCTAGAACAGGAAGAATGCGAAAGCTTGGGAATGGGAGCCTTCTTAGGAGTGGCCAAAGCCTCGGATATTCCCCCAAAATTCCTTCATTTAATCTATAAACCCCAAGGAACCCCGAAACGTAAACTAGCAATCGTCGGCAAAAGTTTAACCTTTGATTCCGGCGGTTTGAATATTAAAGGGGCCGGCAGCGGCATCGAAACCATGAAAATGGATATGGGAGGTGGTGCCGCCACCCTAGGCGCAGCCAAGGCGATCGCCCAATTACGTCCAGAAGTGGAAGTACATTTTATCTGTCCGGCTACAGAAAATATGATTAGTGGTCGCGCTATGCACCCCGGGGACATTTTAACCGCTTCTAATGGCAAAACTATTGAAGTCAATAACACCGATGCCGAGGGACGATTAACCCTAGCTGATGGCTTGGTTTTTGCGGAAAAATTAGAGGTGGATGCGATCGTGGATCTAGCCACTTTAACCGGGGCCTGTGTCGTCGCTTTGGGGGACGATATCGCCGGTTTATGGAGCAGCGATGAGAGTCTCGCTGATCAAATCCAAGAGGCCGCTAAATTGGCTGGCGAAAAATTCTGGCCAATGCCTCTAGAAGAAAAATATTTCGAGGGGATGAAGTCTCAAATTGCCGATATGAAAAACACCGGCCCGCGCCCCGGCGGTTCCATTACAGCCGCTTTATTTTTGAAGCAATTCATTAATAATACTCCCTGGCTCCACCTAGATATCGCAGGACCCGTCTGGTCAGATAAGGAAAATGGAGTGAATAATTCTGGGGCCACCGGTTTTCCCGTCCGCACTCTAGTTAATTGGGTAATGGCCAATAATTAG
- a CDS encoding Re/Si-specific NAD(P)(+) transhydrogenase subunit alpha: MKIGVIKESDQGEARVALVPDTVARLVKAGFEVIVQNTAGISANFADSAYSAVGAALSENSEYIYETADIMLKVVPPSDSEIDRLKNGGILIGFLDPLRQPRRIAKLAERGITALSMELIPRSSRAQSMDALSSQANLAGYKAVLLAAVQLPKMFPMMTTAAGTIAPAKVLVLGAGVAGLQACATARRLGAVVEAFDIRPQVKEEVQSVGAKFIEMPLEEDTVADNGYAKEVSLSTQERICQALAEPIKRADVVITTAQVPGKQAPLLVTKEMIATMKAGSVIVDLAAEQGGNCAYTQPGREIIENGVKIVGAVNLPATVATNASQMYAKNLQMLLQLLVSKDGSLNLDFADDIIDSACVTHAGEIRNQRIKSALSEQLSAF; the protein is encoded by the coding sequence ATGAAAATCGGCGTAATCAAAGAAAGTGACCAAGGCGAAGCGCGGGTGGCTCTAGTGCCAGATACCGTCGCCCGTTTAGTCAAGGCGGGATTTGAGGTAATTGTCCAAAATACGGCGGGAATTAGTGCCAACTTTGCCGATAGTGCCTATAGTGCCGTGGGAGCCGCCCTGAGCGAAAACAGCGAATATATCTATGAAACTGCCGATATTATGCTCAAAGTCGTCCCTCCTAGCGATAGCGAGATCGATCGCCTCAAAAATGGTGGTATCCTCATCGGCTTTCTCGATCCCCTGCGTCAACCCCGGCGCATTGCCAAATTAGCCGAGCGCGGGATTACAGCTTTGAGCATGGAATTAATTCCCCGCAGTAGTCGCGCCCAGAGCATGGATGCCCTCTCCTCTCAGGCTAACCTCGCCGGTTACAAAGCGGTACTCCTCGCCGCCGTGCAGCTGCCGAAAATGTTCCCGATGATGACTACCGCCGCCGGTACGATCGCCCCAGCCAAAGTGCTGGTATTGGGGGCAGGAGTTGCCGGATTGCAAGCTTGCGCCACCGCCCGCCGTTTGGGGGCAGTGGTGGAGGCTTTTGATATTCGTCCCCAAGTCAAAGAAGAAGTGCAGAGTGTCGGGGCGAAATTTATTGAAATGCCCCTAGAAGAAGATACCGTCGCCGATAACGGTTACGCCAAAGAGGTTTCTCTTAGCACACAGGAGCGCATTTGTCAAGCCCTAGCCGAACCCATTAAGCGGGCTGATGTGGTGATCACCACCGCCCAAGTACCGGGGAAACAGGCCCCGCTGCTAGTCACCAAAGAAATGATCGCCACCATGAAAGCGGGGTCGGTAATCGTTGATTTAGCGGCGGAACAGGGCGGAAATTGCGCCTACACCCAACCGGGACGAGAAATCATCGAAAATGGGGTAAAAATCGTCGGAGCCGTTAATCTTCCTGCCACAGTGGCCACCAATGCCAGCCAGATGTACGCCAAAAACCTGCAAATGCTGCTACAGCTTTTAGTCAGCAAAGACGGCAGTTTAAACCTCGATTTTGCCGATGACATCATTGATAGTGCCTGTGTCACCCACGCCGGCGAAATCCGCAACCAACGCATTAAATCCGCCCTCAGTGAACAGTTATCCGCTTTTTAG
- a CDS encoding LysR family transcriptional regulator produces MIHATLHQLIVFEATARHGSFTRAAEELSITQPTVSTQMKQLTKSVGLPLFEQIGKRLYLTEAGRSLLVTCQAVLKDLDNFEMAIADIKGIKQGKLRLAAVSTAQYLIPQILGPFCQQYQGVDVSLELTNHQDLETRMINNVDDLYILSEPPQELNLEIQPFLENPLVVIARKDHPLAGQKKIPIKRLQGEPFIMREMGSGIRRAVQQIFLDHGITVSLRLEIGNNEAIKQAIAGGLGISVLSQHVLNLDHPNGEFTILDVQDFPIQRHWYVVYPKDKKLSVIAKTFLDYLLNIQPQSLLKVKISR; encoded by the coding sequence TTGATTCACGCCACTTTACATCAACTGATCGTCTTTGAAGCAACCGCTCGTCATGGCAGTTTCACCAGGGCTGCTGAAGAACTATCGATCACCCAACCCACCGTTTCCACCCAGATGAAACAACTGACTAAATCAGTGGGTTTACCCTTATTTGAACAGATAGGCAAACGTTTGTATTTAACCGAGGCCGGACGCAGTTTATTAGTAACCTGTCAGGCAGTCCTCAAGGATCTTGATAACTTTGAGATGGCGATCGCCGATATCAAGGGCATTAAACAGGGTAAACTGCGTTTAGCGGCGGTATCCACAGCCCAATATTTAATCCCTCAGATCCTAGGTCCTTTTTGTCAACAGTACCAAGGGGTAGATGTGTCCCTAGAATTGACCAATCACCAAGACCTAGAAACAAGGATGATCAATAATGTTGATGACCTATATATTTTAAGCGAACCCCCCCAAGAGCTAAACCTGGAGATTCAACCGTTTCTGGAAAATCCCCTCGTGGTTATTGCCCGCAAAGATCACCCCCTAGCAGGACAGAAAAAAATTCCGATTAAACGACTGCAAGGGGAACCTTTTATTATGCGGGAAATGGGATCGGGAATTAGACGGGCAGTACAGCAAATTTTTCTCGACCATGGCATCACCGTATCTCTGCGTTTGGAAATCGGCAATAATGAAGCCATTAAACAAGCGATCGCTGGTGGTTTAGGAATTTCAGTTCTGTCTCAGCACGTCTTAAATTTAGATCATCCCAATGGGGAATTTACCATCCTTGACGTGCAAGATTTTCCCATCCAACGCCATTGGTATGTGGTTTATCCCAAGGATAAAAAACTATCGGTGATCGCCAAGACTTTTCTGGATTATCTCCTCAATATTCAGCCCCAATCCCTCTTAAAGGTCAAAATTTCTAGATGA
- the ftsH4 gene encoding ATP-dependent zinc metalloprotease FtsH4: protein MSIKSKPPSQSRLIGNVLLAVGGLFLIVNLLFPQLFGPSVPKVPYSLFIDQVEDGNVARVSVGQNEIRYQLKNDQEGNYGRIFSTTPIFDLELPKRLEAKGVEFAAAPPPKNGWIGSVLSWVIPPLIFVGIWQFFLARSGGGGPAGALSITKSRAKVYVEGDTTKTTFKDVAGVEEAKTELAEIVEFLKYPQRYIQIGARIPKGVLLVGPPGTGKTLLAKAVAGEAGVSFFSISGSEFVELFVGAGAARVRDLFEQAKKKAPCIIFIDELDAIGKSRANGNFMGGNDEREQTLNQLLTEMDGFNAGDATVIVLAATNRPETLDTALLRPGRFDRQVLVDRPDLAGRLKILEIYAGKVKLGSGVDLKQIATRTPGFAGADLANLVNEAALLAARNQRSTVAQEDFNEAIERVVAGLEKKSRVLSEKEKKIVAYHEVGHALVGAVMPGGGKVAKISIVPRGMAALGYTLQMPTEDRFLMDDTELRDQIATLLGGRAAEEIVFGSITTGAANDLQRATDLAERMVTTYGMSKTLGPLAYEKGQQNSFLGDGMINPRRLVSDDTAKAIDNEVKEIVENGHQQALDILAQNRDLLEEIAQEILSKEVIEGEQLQALLDRVKPLDREPVTV, encoded by the coding sequence ATGAGTATAAAAAGCAAACCTCCTTCACAATCTCGCCTGATCGGTAATGTTTTATTAGCCGTAGGCGGCTTATTTCTGATTGTTAACCTTCTTTTCCCGCAATTATTTGGTCCTAGCGTCCCCAAAGTTCCCTATAGTCTTTTTATCGACCAAGTGGAAGATGGTAACGTCGCTAGGGTATCCGTGGGACAGAATGAGATTCGTTATCAGCTTAAAAACGACCAAGAGGGCAACTACGGACGAATTTTCAGCACTACACCGATTTTTGACCTAGAATTGCCCAAACGTCTAGAAGCCAAGGGCGTAGAATTCGCCGCCGCACCACCGCCAAAAAATGGCTGGATTGGTAGTGTTCTTAGTTGGGTGATTCCTCCCCTGATTTTTGTTGGTATTTGGCAATTTTTCCTCGCTCGCAGCGGTGGCGGTGGTCCAGCCGGGGCTTTATCGATTACCAAAAGTCGCGCTAAAGTCTATGTGGAAGGAGATACCACCAAAACCACTTTTAAAGATGTGGCCGGTGTGGAAGAAGCGAAAACCGAATTGGCCGAAATCGTCGAATTTCTCAAATATCCCCAACGTTACATTCAAATCGGGGCGCGGATTCCCAAGGGTGTCCTCTTAGTCGGTCCGCCGGGGACAGGAAAAACCCTGCTGGCAAAAGCAGTAGCGGGAGAAGCGGGAGTTTCTTTTTTTAGTATCTCGGGTTCGGAATTCGTGGAACTCTTTGTCGGTGCAGGTGCAGCCCGAGTGCGAGATCTGTTTGAACAGGCCAAGAAAAAAGCCCCCTGTATTATTTTTATCGATGAATTAGACGCGATCGGTAAATCTCGCGCTAACGGTAATTTTATGGGGGGTAACGATGAACGGGAACAGACTTTAAACCAATTATTGACGGAAATGGACGGTTTTAACGCTGGCGATGCGACGGTGATCGTTCTAGCCGCTACTAATCGCCCCGAAACTCTTGATACCGCCCTTTTACGCCCCGGCCGTTTTGATCGTCAAGTGTTAGTTGATCGCCCCGATCTGGCTGGACGCTTAAAAATCCTCGAAATCTACGCAGGTAAGGTAAAATTAGGATCGGGTGTGGATTTAAAACAGATTGCTACCCGTACCCCCGGTTTTGCTGGTGCTGACTTAGCTAATCTAGTCAATGAGGCGGCTTTATTGGCAGCGCGCAATCAACGCAGCACCGTCGCCCAAGAGGACTTTAATGAGGCAATCGAGCGGGTAGTGGCCGGTTTAGAGAAGAAAAGCCGGGTTCTCTCGGAAAAAGAGAAGAAAATCGTCGCTTATCACGAAGTTGGTCACGCTCTCGTCGGTGCAGTTATGCCGGGGGGTGGTAAAGTTGCCAAGATTTCGATCGTGCCTCGCGGCATGGCAGCCCTCGGTTATACCCTGCAAATGCCCACGGAAGACCGTTTCCTTATGGATGATACGGAATTACGCGACCAAATTGCTACTCTTTTAGGTGGTCGGGCTGCCGAAGAAATTGTCTTTGGTAGTATTACTACTGGGGCCGCTAATGACCTGCAGCGGGCGACGGATTTGGCCGAACGCATGGTGACGACCTATGGTATGAGTAAGACCCTCGGTCCCCTGGCCTACGAAAAAGGTCAACAGAATAGTTTTCTGGGAGATGGCATGATCAATCCCCGGCGCTTGGTGAGCGATGATACGGCCAAGGCGATCGATAATGAAGTGAAAGAGATTGTCGAAAATGGTCATCAGCAGGCCCTGGATATTCTCGCTCAAAATCGCGATTTACTCGAAGAAATTGCCCAAGAAATCCTCAGTAAAGAGGTGATCGAAGGGGAACAATTGCAGGCCCTGCTCGATCGCGTTAAACCCCTTGATCGAGAACCTGTTACTGTTTAG